From one Culex quinquefasciatus strain JHB chromosome 3, VPISU_Cqui_1.0_pri_paternal, whole genome shotgun sequence genomic stretch:
- the LOC119769398 gene encoding putative protein TPRXL: MTNSHNRSGKNGGSNAERYFNNHSPQQVSGGGGGGKRNNAANGNRGQKSPSATYFRSISSSSAIPIVQSSTSPVSSKGGSYYSTSTPNGGGRNHSFNLSTSYQRTSPGGGFNAMLAGSPPNFSHFAGSKCYDAPAPTALPKPPVHWTSSAASSSSSSSTTQVSAPNNTSKTSISKPTPTVKNASSKGSSSSRSKAATAAKSVVKPAMSCAVAAAKANRHVDFAHNLKMILNVQA, from the coding sequence ATGACCAACTCGCACAACCGGAGTGGCAAAAACGGCGGCAGCAATGCCGAACGGTATTTCAACAATCACAGTCCACAGCAGGTAAGCGGTGGGGGTGGTGGTGGTAAGCGAAACAACGCTGCCAATGGGAACCGGGGTCAAAAGTCGCCCAGCGCGACCTACTTCCGGAGCATCTCCTCGTCGAGTGCGATCCCGATAGTACAATCGTCGACGTCGCCCGTTAGCAGTAAGGGTGGAAGCTACTACAGCACCAGCACGCCAAACGGCGGAGGACGGAATCATAGCTTTAATCTCAGTACCAGCTATCAGCGTACGAGTCCCGGTGGTGGTTTCAACGCTATGTTGGCCGGATCGCCACCTAACTTTTCCCACTTTGCTGGTAGCAAGTGTTACGACGCACCGGCGCCCACCGCTTTACCCAAACCTCCAGTCCACTGGACATCGTCcgcagcatcatcatcatcgtcatcgtcaacCACGCAAGTATCAGCCCCCAACAACACTTCGAAGACATCCATCAGCAAGCCAACACCGACCGTCAAGAATGCCAGTAGCAAGGGATCGTCATCGTCCAGGTCCAAAGCGGCCACCGCCGCCAAATCGGTGGTGAAACCGGCCATGTCCTGTGCCGTAGCCGCGGCCAAGGCTAACCGACACGTGGATTTCGCGCACAACCTGAAGATGATCCTCAACGTGCAAGCCTAA